A window of the Alkalibaculum bacchi genome harbors these coding sequences:
- the rpoC gene encoding DNA-directed RNA polymerase subunit beta', whose amino-acid sequence MGEFDFKSIKIGLASPQKIREWSRGEVKKPETINYRTLKPEKDGLFCEKIFGPTKDWECHCGKYKRVRYKGIVCENCGVEVTRSKVRRERMGHIELAAPVTHIWYFKGIPSRMGLLLELSPRALEKIIYFASYIITDPGNTPLSYKQLLTEREYRENKEKYGNAFQAKIGAEGIFELLQKIDLDKEARILREDLKTSTGQKKIRTVRRLETVEAFKSSGNHPEWMVLETIPVIPPELRPMVQLDGGRFATSDLNDLYRRVINRNNRLKRLLDLDAPDIIVQNEKRMLQEAVDALIDNGRRGRPVTGPGNRPLKSLSDMLKGKQGRFRQNLLGKRVDYSGRSVIVVGPELKMYQCGLPKEMAIELFKPFVMRELVKQKFSQNIKSAKRMVERMRPEVWDVLEEVIKEHPVLLNRAPTLHRLGIQAFEPVLVEGRAIKLHPLVCTAYNADFDGDQMAVHVPLSVEAQAEARFLMLAANNILKPQDGSPVVSPTQDMILGSYYMTLEVAGSTGEGKVFTDLEEMEAAYDNKVVSLHSRVRVRVYKEIDGVKQGRIIESTVGRFLFNEFIPQDLGLVKREKPEDAFLLEVDVLVDKKKLSQIVEKCYHTHGPTKTSVVLDDIKKMGFHYSTVGAVTVGVSDMDVPKEKPEILQNADLEVEKIQKMFRRGLISEDERYEKVVEIWTQATNDVTEAMMDNLSPLNPINMMANSGARGSKNQIKQLAGMRGLMASPSGKIIELPIRSNFREGLNVSEFFISSHGARKGLADTALRTADSGYLTRRLVDVSQDVIVKEDDCGSTQGYKATPVEDNGEIIETLRDRIAGRYAFEDIIHPETEEVLVKKNELISINMASEIQDLGFKHIMIRSVTNCQSKVGVCTKCYGVDLTTWKPVGIGEAVGTIAAQSIGEPGTQLTMRTFHTGGVATAEDITQGLPRIEELFEARKPKGLAIISEIAGAVSLRETKKRKEVVVTGDTEEKVYAIPYGSRLKVYEGDVIEAGDEITEGSINPNDILAIKGIHGVQRYLLQEVQKVYRMQGVHINDKHIETIVRQMLRKVKVMESGDTELLPGGLVDIFAFEEENERIQKEGGEPATATRVLLGITKASLATDSFLSAASFQETTRVLTDAAIKGKQDPLIGLKENVIIGKLIPAGTGVKNYNDIVIYDDEEIEEEAEFLDEENVNSLEDDI is encoded by the coding sequence TTGGGTGAATTTGATTTTAAATCGATAAAAATTGGATTAGCATCGCCACAAAAAATACGTGAATGGTCAAGAGGAGAAGTAAAAAAACCTGAAACAATTAATTACAGAACCTTGAAGCCAGAAAAAGATGGCCTTTTTTGTGAAAAAATATTTGGACCCACTAAGGATTGGGAATGTCATTGTGGAAAATATAAGAGGGTTCGTTATAAAGGAATTGTCTGTGAAAACTGCGGAGTTGAAGTTACTCGTTCAAAAGTAAGAAGAGAAAGAATGGGACATATTGAATTAGCTGCCCCTGTTACACATATATGGTATTTTAAGGGGATCCCTAGTAGGATGGGGCTGCTCTTAGAATTATCTCCGAGAGCATTAGAAAAGATTATTTATTTTGCATCTTATATTATTACAGATCCTGGTAATACGCCTCTTTCTTATAAACAGCTTTTGACAGAAAGAGAATACCGTGAAAACAAAGAAAAATATGGTAACGCTTTTCAAGCCAAAATTGGTGCCGAAGGTATTTTTGAATTATTACAAAAAATCGATTTAGATAAAGAAGCTCGAATCTTAAGAGAAGATTTAAAGACGAGTACTGGTCAAAAGAAAATTCGTACGGTTCGAAGACTTGAAACTGTAGAAGCTTTTAAAAGCTCGGGAAATCATCCAGAGTGGATGGTTTTAGAGACGATTCCTGTTATCCCACCAGAACTAAGACCTATGGTACAACTTGATGGTGGACGATTTGCTACTTCTGACTTAAATGATCTCTACAGAAGAGTAATCAATCGAAATAATAGGCTTAAGAGATTATTAGACTTAGATGCACCAGATATTATTGTTCAAAATGAAAAAAGAATGCTTCAAGAAGCTGTTGATGCTCTTATTGATAATGGTAGAAGAGGTAGACCTGTTACAGGTCCTGGAAATAGACCTTTAAAATCTCTCTCCGATATGCTTAAGGGAAAACAAGGTCGATTTAGACAAAACTTACTTGGTAAGAGAGTTGACTATTCAGGTCGTTCTGTTATCGTAGTAGGTCCAGAACTAAAAATGTATCAATGCGGTTTGCCAAAAGAAATGGCAATAGAATTGTTTAAGCCTTTCGTAATGAGAGAACTTGTAAAACAGAAATTTTCACAAAATATAAAAAGTGCAAAGCGCATGGTAGAAAGAATGAGACCAGAAGTGTGGGATGTCTTAGAAGAAGTCATTAAAGAACACCCTGTTCTATTAAATAGAGCACCGACACTTCATAGACTTGGTATTCAGGCGTTTGAACCAGTGTTAGTAGAAGGTAGGGCAATTAAACTACATCCACTAGTCTGTACAGCATACAATGCGGACTTTGACGGAGACCAAATGGCCGTCCACGTTCCTTTATCTGTAGAAGCTCAGGCTGAAGCAAGATTCTTAATGCTTGCAGCAAACAATATCTTAAAACCTCAAGATGGTAGTCCTGTAGTAAGCCCTACTCAAGATATGATATTAGGTTCTTATTACATGACTTTAGAAGTTGCTGGCTCTACAGGTGAGGGGAAAGTATTTACAGATTTAGAAGAAATGGAAGCTGCTTATGACAATAAAGTTGTTTCTTTACACAGCAGGGTAAGAGTACGAGTTTATAAAGAGATTGACGGAGTAAAACAAGGTAGAATCATCGAAAGTACTGTTGGCCGATTCCTATTTAATGAATTTATTCCACAGGACTTAGGCCTAGTTAAGAGAGAAAAACCAGAGGATGCATTTCTTTTAGAAGTAGATGTTTTAGTGGATAAAAAGAAATTATCACAAATTGTTGAAAAATGTTATCACACTCACGGGCCTACAAAGACCTCTGTAGTTCTCGATGATATTAAGAAAATGGGCTTTCATTACTCTACTGTCGGCGCAGTTACTGTAGGCGTAAGCGATATGGACGTACCAAAAGAAAAACCAGAAATCTTGCAAAATGCTGATCTTGAAGTAGAAAAAATTCAAAAGATGTTTAGAAGAGGTCTCATATCAGAAGATGAACGATATGAAAAAGTTGTTGAAATTTGGACACAGGCTACAAATGATGTAACAGAAGCCATGATGGATAATTTAAGCCCACTAAATCCAATCAATATGATGGCCAACTCTGGTGCTCGAGGTAGCAAAAACCAAATCAAGCAATTAGCAGGTATGAGAGGTCTTATGGCGAGTCCATCAGGTAAAATTATCGAGCTCCCAATACGTTCAAACTTCCGTGAAGGTCTAAATGTATCTGAGTTCTTTATTTCTAGCCACGGTGCTAGAAAAGGTCTTGCGGATACTGCCCTTCGAACAGCGGATTCAGGTTATTTGACGAGAAGACTTGTAGATGTAAGCCAGGATGTTATTGTAAAAGAAGACGACTGTGGTTCTACTCAAGGATATAAAGCTACACCTGTAGAAGACAATGGTGAAATCATCGAGACTCTTAGAGATCGTATAGCCGGAAGATATGCTTTTGAAGATATCATTCACCCTGAAACAGAGGAAGTTCTTGTAAAGAAAAATGAACTCATTAGCATAAATATGGCTTCTGAAATACAAGATCTTGGATTCAAACACATTATGATAAGGTCTGTAACAAATTGTCAATCTAAAGTAGGTGTTTGTACAAAATGTTATGGTGTTGATTTAACAACATGGAAACCTGTTGGCATAGGAGAAGCAGTAGGAACTATTGCGGCACAATCTATTGGTGAACCGGGTACGCAGTTAACCATGAGGACTTTCCATACAGGTGGTGTAGCAACAGCTGAGGATATTACCCAAGGTCTTCCTAGAATCGAAGAGCTCTTTGAAGCGAGAAAACCTAAGGGTCTTGCTATTATTTCTGAAATTGCAGGTGCTGTTTCTTTAAGAGAAACAAAGAAGAGAAAAGAAGTCGTTGTTACAGGTGATACAGAAGAAAAGGTGTATGCTATACCATATGGATCGAGACTAAAAGTATACGAAGGAGATGTAATAGAGGCTGGTGATGAAATCACAGAAGGTTCTATTAATCCTAATGATATATTAGCCATTAAGGGGATCCACGGAGTACAAAGGTATCTCTTACAAGAAGTACAAAAGGTATATCGTATGCAAGGTGTACACATTAACGATAAACATATAGAAACTATAGTTCGTCAGATGCTTAGAAAAGTTAAAGTCATGGAATCCGGAGATACAGAATTGCTTCCAGGAGGTTTAGTAGATATCTTTGCATTTGAAGAAGAAAATGAAAGAATTCAAAAAGAAGGTGGAGAGCCTGCTACAGCAACAAGAGTACTTCTAGGTATTACAAAGGCTTCTCTTGCAACAGATTCCTTCTTATCAGCAGCTTCCTTCCAAGAGACTACAAGAGTTCTAACGGATGCAGCAATAAAAGGAAAACAGGATCCACTAATTGGATTAAAGGAAAATGTAATTATTGGTAAACTGATTCCTGCTGGAACTGGAGTCAAAAATTACAATGATATTGTAATTTACGACGATGAGGAAATAGAAGAAGAAGCAGAATTTTTAGATGAAGAGAATGTTAATTCTTTGGAAGATGACATTTAA
- the fusA gene encoding elongation factor G yields the protein MSRQFSLENTRNIGIMAHIDAGKTTTTERILFYSGKIHKIGETHEGGAQMDWMEQEQERGITITSAATTTQWKDHRINIIDTPGHVDFTVEVERSLRVLDGSVAVFCAKGGVEPQSETVWRQADKYNVPRMAYINKMDTLGADFYHVLDMMRDRLNANAVAIQIPIGKEDSFTGIIDLVTMKADIYKDDLGKEFEVTDIPEDMQDLAEEYRDKLLEAVSELDEDLMMKYLEGEEITEEEIKVALRKGTVGVKIIPVTCGSSYKNKGVQLVLDAIVDYMPSPLDIEAISGHDMDSGEEIVRHASDEEPFSALAFKIMTDPFVGKLAFFRVYSGVLESGSYVYNSTKGKRERIGRILQMHANHREEITTVYSGDIAAAVGLKDTTTGDTLCDEKNPVVLEKMEFPEPVISVAIEPKTKAGQEKMGVALSKLAEEDPTFKTYTDDETGQTIISGMGELHLDIIVDRLLREFKVEANVGAPQVAYKETIKKHVKSEMKYARQSGGKGQYGHVLIELEPNEQGAGYEFVNKVVGGAIPKEYIGPVDQGIQEALENGVLAGYPVLDVKVTLYDGSYHDVDSSEMAFKIAGSMAFKDGCRKADPIILEPIFKLEVTVPEEYMGDIMGDINSRRGRIEGMEARNGAQIIRGYVPLSEMFGYATDLRSKTQGRGVYSMEFHHNEEVPKSVAQKIIEGKK from the coding sequence GTGTCTAGACAATTTAGCTTAGAAAATACGAGAAACATCGGTATCATGGCTCATATTGACGCAGGTAAAACCACCACAACAGAAAGAATATTATTTTATTCCGGAAAAATCCACAAAATTGGTGAGACTCACGAAGGTGGAGCTCAAATGGACTGGATGGAACAAGAGCAGGAAAGAGGTATTACAATTACCTCTGCTGCTACTACCACTCAATGGAAAGACCATAGAATAAATATAATAGATACACCAGGACACGTTGACTTTACTGTAGAGGTTGAGAGATCTTTAAGAGTACTAGATGGTTCTGTTGCAGTTTTCTGTGCAAAGGGTGGCGTTGAACCTCAATCAGAAACTGTTTGGAGACAAGCAGACAAATATAATGTACCAAGAATGGCTTATATCAACAAAATGGATACATTGGGTGCTGACTTCTACCATGTGTTAGACATGATGAGAGACAGACTAAATGCAAATGCTGTTGCTATTCAAATTCCAATTGGTAAAGAAGATTCTTTTACAGGTATTATCGACTTAGTTACAATGAAAGCAGATATTTACAAAGATGATTTAGGAAAAGAATTTGAAGTAACAGATATTCCTGAAGACATGCAAGACTTAGCAGAAGAATATAGAGATAAGCTTCTAGAAGCTGTTTCTGAATTAGATGAAGACTTAATGATGAAATACCTTGAAGGCGAAGAAATCACAGAAGAAGAGATCAAAGTAGCTCTTCGAAAAGGGACTGTTGGCGTAAAAATCATTCCAGTCACTTGTGGTTCATCTTACAAAAACAAAGGTGTTCAATTAGTTCTAGATGCAATAGTTGATTATATGCCATCTCCATTAGACATTGAAGCAATTTCTGGACATGACATGGATAGTGGAGAAGAAATCGTAAGACATGCAAGCGATGAAGAACCATTCTCAGCATTAGCATTTAAGATTATGACAGACCCATTTGTTGGAAAGCTTGCTTTCTTTAGAGTGTACTCTGGTGTTTTAGAATCAGGTTCTTATGTGTACAACTCAACAAAGGGAAAAAGAGAGAGAATTGGCCGTATTCTTCAAATGCACGCAAACCACAGAGAAGAAATCACTACAGTTTACTCTGGAGATATTGCAGCTGCAGTAGGTTTAAAAGATACCACAACTGGAGATACTTTATGCGATGAAAAGAACCCAGTTGTACTTGAAAAAATGGAATTCCCAGAGCCAGTTATCTCTGTTGCTATTGAACCAAAGACAAAGGCTGGACAAGAAAAAATGGGCGTTGCTTTATCAAAACTTGCTGAAGAAGATCCTACCTTTAAAACGTACACAGATGATGAAACAGGTCAAACAATCATTTCTGGTATGGGTGAGCTTCACTTAGACATTATCGTAGACAGACTTTTAAGAGAATTTAAAGTTGAAGCAAATGTAGGTGCTCCACAAGTAGCTTATAAAGAGACAATCAAGAAACATGTTAAATCTGAAATGAAATACGCTAGACAATCTGGTGGTAAGGGACAATACGGCCACGTATTGATTGAACTTGAGCCAAATGAACAAGGTGCTGGATACGAATTCGTCAACAAAGTCGTTGGTGGAGCTATTCCAAAAGAATACATCGGACCAGTTGACCAAGGTATTCAAGAAGCACTTGAAAATGGTGTTCTAGCAGGATACCCTGTACTAGATGTTAAAGTAACACTATATGATGGATCTTACCATGATGTAGACTCCTCTGAAATGGCCTTTAAAATCGCTGGTTCTATGGCGTTTAAAGACGGTTGCAGAAAAGCAGATCCAATCATACTTGAACCAATCTTCAAGCTAGAAGTAACTGTTCCAGAAGAGTATATGGGTGACATCATGGGTGACATCAACTCAAGAAGAGGTAGAATTGAAGGAATGGAAGCAAGAAATGGAGCTCAAATCATAAGAGGGTATGTTCCATTGTCTGAAATGTTTGGTTACGCTACAGACCTTAGAAGTAAGACTCAAGGTAGAGGTGTATACTCAATGGAATTCCATCATAATGAAGAAGTACCAAAGAGCGTTGCACAAAAGATTATCGAAGGTAAAAAATAA
- the rpsL gene encoding 30S ribosomal protein S12 yields the protein MPTINQLVKKGREKVEYTSKTPALKANPQKRGVCTAVRTTTPKKPNSALRKIARVRLVNGTEVTCYIPGIGHNLQEHSVVLIKGGRVKDLPGVRYRIIRGALDTAGVQNRKQARSKYGAKKPKN from the coding sequence ATGCCAACAATTAATCAGCTTGTAAAAAAAGGTAGAGAAAAAGTAGAATATACTTCAAAAACTCCTGCCCTAAAAGCAAATCCTCAAAAAAGAGGAGTGTGTACTGCAGTAAGAACTACTACACCAAAGAAACCAAACTCCGCTCTTAGAAAAATTGCCAGAGTAAGACTAGTAAATGGAACAGAAGTAACATGTTATATTCCAGGTATTGGACATAATTTACAAGAGCATAGCGTTGTTTTGATCAAAGGTGGTAGAGTTAAAGACTTACCAGGGGTTCGTTACAGAATCATCAGGGGAGCTTTAGATACAGCAGGCGTACAAAACAGAAAACAAGCTCGATCAAAATATGGTGCCAAAAAACCAAAGAACTAA
- a CDS encoding DNA-directed RNA polymerase subunit beta, whose translation MTHPVKYGNKERMSFSRIKEVVDIPNLIAVQVNSYNWFLEKGLKEVFDDINPITDYTGNLILEFIDYKLDGEPKYSIAECKERDASYSTSLKVRVRLINKETNEVKEQSVFLADFPIMTDTGTFIINGAERVIVSQLVRSPGAYYSEERDKTGKKLFSSQVIPNRGAWLEYETDSNDILYVRVDRTRKLPITVLLRSFGLGTNQQIKDVFGEDLRLLATLEKDTAQNVEEGLLEIYKRLRPGEPPTVDSAQSLLNSMFFDQRRYDLARVGRYKFNSKLAIATRLIGKKSFDNIVHPETGEILCEKDQILDATTAWEIQNAGINRVEINIEDKPVAVLGNGFVDLKAQDLPFDITGIDIDDFVNYSVLEEILNSDKTSEEKREEFISRIHELTPKHILIQDIFASVNYNMGLAYDIGNIDDIDHLGNRRIRSVGELLQNQFRIGLSRMERVVRERMTIQDSEAIQPQGLINIRPVNAAIKEFFGSSQLSQFMDQNNPLSELTHKRRLSALGPGGLSRERAGFEVRDVHHSHYGRMCPIETPEGPNIGLIGSLSTYARVNEYGFIETPYRRVENGVVHNDIYFLTADEEGYYTIAQGNEPLNDDGTFINEKITARTGLKRDFVTVPKSRVDYMDISPKQIVSVATALIPFLENDDANRALMGANMQRQAVPLLVPQAPVVGTGMEYTAAKDSGVCILAKRAGIVEKVSANKIVVVADDGGKDQYNILKFKRSNQGTCFNQRPLVKAGQRVEVGEIIADGPSTDGGELALGRNILMGFMTWEGYNYEDAMLISEKLVKEDALTSIHIEEFESEARETKLGPEEITRDIPNVGEESLKNLDERGIIRIGAEVHSDDILVGKVTPKGETELTAEEKLLRAIFGEKAREVRDTSLRVPHGESGIVVDVKVFSRENKDEDLKPGVNQLVRVYIASKRKISVGDKMAGRHGNKGVISRILPEEDMPFLPDGTPLEIVLNPLGVPSRMNIGQVLEVHMGLAAKTLGWEIATPVFDGANENDIMDTLELAGRSRDGKVQLYDGRTGEPFDNKVTVGYMYMLKLHHLVDDKMHARSTGPYSLVTQQPLGGKAQFGGQRFGEMEVWALEAYGAAYTLQEILTVKSDDVVGRVKAYEAIVKGENIPAPGVPESFKVLIKELQSLGLDVSVLTEQEEELRIEEELTDGVESLENIGIELSGKEIIEDDFDDLEENEDDELLGDIDVDDFIGDMEEY comes from the coding sequence ATGACGCATCCTGTAAAGTACGGCAATAAAGAAAGAATGAGCTTTTCTAGAATTAAAGAGGTAGTAGATATTCCAAACTTAATTGCTGTACAAGTCAATTCTTATAATTGGTTTTTAGAAAAAGGCTTAAAAGAAGTTTTCGATGATATCAATCCAATTACCGATTATACTGGAAATCTAATTTTAGAGTTCATTGACTACAAATTAGATGGAGAGCCTAAGTATTCTATCGCAGAATGCAAGGAAAGAGATGCTTCTTATTCCACATCTTTAAAAGTTCGAGTTCGTTTAATCAATAAAGAGACCAATGAAGTCAAAGAGCAAAGTGTATTCTTAGCAGACTTCCCCATTATGACAGATACAGGTACCTTTATCATTAATGGTGCGGAAAGGGTAATAGTAAGTCAATTAGTTCGGTCTCCTGGAGCCTATTACTCAGAAGAAAGAGATAAAACGGGTAAAAAACTTTTTTCTTCTCAAGTAATACCAAATAGGGGAGCTTGGCTGGAATACGAGACAGATTCAAATGATATTCTTTATGTACGTGTAGATAGGACAAGGAAATTGCCGATAACCGTATTACTGCGGTCTTTTGGTCTTGGAACAAATCAGCAAATTAAAGATGTTTTTGGTGAAGACTTAAGACTTCTTGCTACTCTTGAAAAGGATACGGCTCAAAATGTAGAAGAAGGTTTATTGGAAATTTACAAGAGATTGAGACCTGGTGAACCTCCAACAGTAGATAGTGCACAATCCCTTTTAAATAGTATGTTCTTCGACCAAAGAAGATACGATTTAGCTAGAGTTGGTAGATATAAATTTAATAGCAAATTGGCGATAGCAACTAGATTAATAGGCAAGAAATCATTCGACAATATCGTTCACCCCGAAACTGGAGAAATACTTTGTGAAAAAGATCAAATATTAGATGCAACGACTGCATGGGAAATTCAAAATGCAGGTATCAATAGAGTAGAAATAAATATAGAAGATAAGCCAGTAGCAGTATTGGGAAATGGCTTTGTAGATTTAAAGGCTCAAGACTTGCCTTTTGATATTACAGGCATAGATATAGATGATTTTGTTAATTATAGCGTTTTAGAAGAAATTTTAAACTCTGATAAGACAAGCGAAGAAAAGCGAGAAGAATTCATTTCAAGAATTCATGAATTAACGCCAAAGCATATACTAATTCAAGATATTTTTGCATCCGTTAATTACAATATGGGATTAGCTTACGATATTGGAAATATCGATGATATAGATCATTTAGGCAATAGAAGAATACGTTCTGTTGGAGAGCTATTACAAAATCAATTTAGAATAGGTCTTTCAAGAATGGAAAGAGTTGTCCGTGAAAGAATGACTATTCAAGATAGTGAAGCGATTCAACCACAAGGTCTGATCAATATAAGGCCAGTGAACGCTGCAATTAAAGAATTCTTTGGGAGTTCTCAATTGTCTCAATTTATGGATCAAAATAATCCATTGAGTGAATTGACTCACAAAAGAAGACTATCCGCTTTAGGGCCAGGTGGTCTTAGCCGAGAAAGGGCAGGTTTTGAAGTTCGAGACGTTCACCATTCTCACTATGGTAGAATGTGCCCAATTGAAACGCCTGAAGGTCCTAATATCGGTTTGATTGGTTCCTTGAGTACCTACGCAAGAGTTAATGAGTATGGATTTATCGAGACTCCTTATAGAAGAGTAGAAAATGGAGTGGTTCATAACGACATTTACTTTCTAACGGCGGACGAGGAAGGATACTATACCATTGCTCAGGGAAATGAGCCTTTAAATGACGATGGTACATTTATAAATGAAAAAATTACAGCTAGAACTGGACTTAAGAGAGATTTTGTAACAGTGCCTAAAAGTAGGGTAGACTATATGGATATTTCCCCAAAACAAATCGTATCTGTGGCAACTGCTCTTATACCGTTTTTGGAGAATGATGATGCCAATAGAGCTTTAATGGGAGCGAATATGCAACGTCAAGCTGTGCCTCTACTTGTGCCACAAGCTCCTGTAGTTGGAACAGGTATGGAATATACAGCTGCTAAAGATTCAGGAGTATGTATTCTAGCAAAACGAGCAGGTATTGTAGAAAAGGTCTCTGCAAATAAAATTGTTGTTGTAGCAGATGACGGCGGCAAAGATCAATACAATATACTAAAATTTAAGAGATCCAATCAAGGAACATGTTTTAATCAAAGGCCACTGGTCAAAGCTGGACAAAGGGTTGAAGTAGGAGAAATCATCGCAGATGGTCCTTCAACAGATGGTGGAGAATTAGCATTAGGCCGTAATATTCTCATGGGTTTTATGACATGGGAAGGATATAATTACGAGGATGCTATGCTTATTAGTGAAAAATTAGTTAAAGAAGATGCATTAACATCCATTCATATAGAAGAATTTGAGTCTGAAGCAAGGGAAACGAAGCTTGGACCAGAAGAAATTACTCGAGATATTCCAAATGTGGGAGAAGAATCCCTTAAGAACCTTGATGAAAGAGGCATTATTCGAATTGGTGCCGAAGTTCATTCTGATGATATTTTAGTAGGAAAAGTAACTCCAAAAGGTGAAACAGAGCTTACTGCAGAAGAAAAACTGCTTCGCGCAATCTTTGGAGAAAAGGCAAGAGAAGTAAGAGATACTTCCCTGAGAGTACCACATGGGGAATCCGGTATTGTAGTTGATGTAAAAGTATTCTCTAGAGAGAACAAAGATGAAGATTTAAAGCCTGGAGTAAATCAATTGGTAAGAGTATATATCGCCAGTAAGCGAAAAATTTCTGTTGGAGATAAAATGGCTGGACGTCATGGAAACAAGGGTGTTATCTCTAGAATACTTCCAGAAGAAGATATGCCATTCCTGCCAGATGGAACGCCACTTGAAATTGTACTAAACCCATTAGGTGTACCGTCCCGAATGAATATCGGTCAAGTTCTTGAGGTCCATATGGGTCTTGCCGCAAAAACTTTGGGTTGGGAAATTGCAACACCTGTATTTGACGGTGCGAATGAAAATGATATTATGGACACCCTAGAGTTAGCAGGTCGTAGTCGAGATGGTAAAGTTCAGCTGTATGATGGAAGAACTGGTGAACCTTTTGACAACAAAGTAACTGTAGGATATATGTATATGTTAAAACTTCACCACTTAGTAGATGATAAGATGCACGCAAGATCTACAGGACCATATTCTTTAGTAACACAACAGCCATTAGGTGGTAAAGCTCAATTTGGTGGACAGAGATTTGGTGAGATGGAAGTTTGGGCCCTTGAAGCATACGGTGCAGCTTATACTCTGCAAGAAATTTTAACGGTAAAATCCGATGATGTAGTAGGTCGTGTTAAAGCGTATGAGGCTATCGTAAAAGGGGAAAATATTCCTGCTCCTGGAGTTCCTGAATCCTTTAAGGTATTAATTAAAGAATTACAGAGTTTAGGTCTTGATGTTTCTGTTCTGACAGAGCAAGAAGAAGAACTTAGAATAGAAGAAGAGTTGACAGATGGAGTAGAATCATTAGAAAATATTGGTATCGAACTGTCTGGTAAAGAAATCATAGAAGATGATTTTGACGATTTAGAAGAAAATGAAGATGACGAACTCCTTGGAGATATTGATGTAGATGACTTTATTGGAGATATGGAAGAATATTAA
- the rpsG gene encoding 30S ribosomal protein S7 gives MPRKGPVSKRSVLPDPLYNSVVVTKLINNIMLDGKKGVAQNIVYGAFDIIAKKTDRDGLEVFEEALNNIMPVLEVKARRVGGATYQVPMEVRADRRQALGLRWLTKYSRLRHEKTMQERLAGELLDAVNNSGSAVKKKEDTHKMAEANKAFAHYKW, from the coding sequence GTGCCAAGAAAAGGACCAGTAAGCAAAAGATCTGTTCTTCCTGATCCATTATACAATAGTGTTGTTGTAACAAAGTTAATTAACAATATTATGCTTGATGGAAAAAAGGGAGTGGCTCAAAACATAGTATATGGAGCTTTTGATATTATTGCAAAGAAAACAGATAGAGATGGATTAGAAGTATTTGAAGAGGCTTTAAACAATATTATGCCTGTTCTAGAAGTTAAAGCGAGAAGAGTTGGTGGAGCAACTTACCAAGTGCCAATGGAAGTTCGTGCTGATAGAAGACAAGCATTAGGTTTAAGATGGCTTACAAAGTACTCAAGACTAAGACATGAAAAAACAATGCAAGAAAGACTAGCTGGCGAATTATTGGATGCAGTAAATAATTCGGGTTCAGCAGTTAAGAAAAAAGAAGACACTCATAAAATGGCTGAAGCAAATAAAGCTTTTGCACATTACAAGTGGTAA
- a CDS encoding ribosomal L7Ae/L30e/S12e/Gadd45 family protein, translating into MLDHIKVSKSVIGTKQTLKMVKDGKAKTVYLAHDVEQHIFVEVENCCKENEVPIVYVDSMIDLGKACGINRKTASAALLKD; encoded by the coding sequence ATGCTTGATCACATAAAGGTGAGTAAGAGTGTAATAGGTACAAAGCAAACCTTAAAAATGGTTAAGGACGGTAAAGCTAAAACAGTTTATCTAGCACATGATGTGGAACAGCACATATTCGTTGAAGTGGAAAATTGTTGTAAAGAAAACGAAGTGCCAATAGTCTATGTCGATTCCATGATAGATTTAGGAAAAGCATGTGGAATTAATAGAAAGACTGCTAGTGCTGCCTTATTAAAAGATTAG